cacaatcagaactcgtaacatatttctgaaggagggactttatagaacaaggaagtcatacAGATAGGTGTATTGTATGAAAAATAcggtgttttttttacacgcgaaacatgaagacgtgttatattgcacactgtaaacacaatcaaagcttcaaaaaagcttGAAAACGGGACCTTTACAAAGAAACAAAATGAGATATGAGGTAGAAGAGAGTAAGAGAAAGGGGCAAAGGAGAGTTGAGGGAGGGAGCTGAGGCACATCATCACATTAATTAATcaacacatcatgtaattaattagattaaaaattataatcacttaccacccctaatatatatatatatgtatgcatgtatatagcATTTAAATAACaagtaaagaacattttaatgatcGAAAGAAAATGTTTgcactttaaagaacattttggAATGATTCCAtcaatgttaaaggttcttaatggaaTCTATGATCCAAAAGAAGAcatttaagcccctttcacactgcacgtcggacccgcaatattcccgtaacattgcctggtcgccttctgtgtgaaagcaaccacgtcctggaattgattaccgaatcgaacccgggtcggggacatagtaacattgcggtaatcgatccggaacgagcgctgtgtgaacaaaagccagatctaattctgtatcgaagtgatgacgcgcgagatcattcgcttgcttcagtgaaagtataacgtgcctagcgttgtcgactcatacattacacgtcacgcgctgatgtcacgtgtcgttacgggatcttcaagggctgtgtgtgcagtgttgccaacttagcgactttgtcgctagatttagcgacttttcagacccccatagcgacttttttccaaaaaagcgactagcgacaaatctagcgactttttttttgacagaccttatttagtctctgagactctccgacactgccgcacgagctctctctctctctctctctctctctctctctctctctatctctatctctctccctctcccagcGTGCACACAcgcctctctctctgtgcatctgTTATGTTCggcgagcagagaggagcagcactttcagttaaaaaatatattctgttgcttctaactctattttacatacaagtatagccgaaatcacagtacaatcattatcttaatcttatgtgtatgtgatttcattagacatTGTCATAAATAGgatttgagagctggttatgtagtcttaatggaccgcgtttcattcattataatattaattccgttgtcggacaacagaaacattaaaatataataattaaaaacttgtATTGAAAATTTTAGCTgccttaaaatgcattacatgagcacagaaagggcaagataatatgacgcacttacgtcatgaatatgctaattagcatgtgacgtcatctagcgacatttagcgacttttcagtcagggtttagctactttccattgaaagaagttggcaacactgtgtgtgtgaaagcacgcacatataccgggtcatcactggcagtgtgaaagtgccaaatctagcgaccagggattcagggaacaattacaggaacactttacccctgtatttgccggaatggcagtgtgaaaggggctttactgTTTTAAGAATGTAGACAGAATTTTTCAAACTTTACAAAGTGTTTTTCAAACTTCCAAACACTGCACGTTCAAAAAGAACAGACGAGTGAATGCAGCTGGATCAGAGGGAGAAGTCACAGAGTTGTGGTTTCGCTGGCTCGCGTGGCACAGGCTTGGCACAAGCGCTGTGGGTTAGTGTAGGACTGCTGGCGCACAGACAGGCACTTCTGTCACATAAGGGGTGTATTTTTAGACTGCCACTATCATATCCATGACTAAATGTGTTTTCGAGTTTGTCCCACGTCTCAcaagtgtgtaaaactctctctctctctctctctctctctttctctctctcacacacacacacacacacacacacacagtatgagaTCATTTGGCACTAATGCAGCATGTAGGTATGTAATGGGTTAATGAAGGACACGCTTACCTCTATTACTCTGAGTGCTGTCATGGATCGGGTCCGGTGATGCAGGCTCATCATTTTCCATTACTTTCCAGTCAAAACTCTGTCCGCCAAAACACCTCTTTACCGAATAGAATTTGTGGTTAGTTgtaactaaattaaactaattaatctaAAAACCAACTTAAGATAActaaaacaaaaggaaaatgacAACTGCTGACACTTTAACGACCGGGACGCCGCAAACGTTTTAAAAAGCACATCGCCATCTTCAATTATTCCCTAAAAGTTGGCCGCGTTTTGTCTATAAACAAACAAGGTTTATGTCAACACGTTTCTCCCCTCGGCTGTCGTTTGAAAGTAACTAACGTGCGTGACTGACATTTCAAAGGGAAAGACTAATCGTTCAGCGGTCGTGGAGAGAGTTGGAGGAAGAGAGAAACGGACAGACACTTGTTGCATAAATCGACCGAGTGGCCTCCGGCTCGCGCCGCGCTCGCGCGGTCCTGTCCCGAGCCAGCACGGTGTTATGTCATCAATCATTATGTAATAGGCGCGGGAAGCGAGAGAGTAATGCTTTTAACGGGGGCTGAAGAGCAGTTTATGAGGCTTTTTGTCCAGTCCACTTTTATGTtatatgcattatttaaatgtataataacattacattacactacaagacacatttattattattattattattattttattattattttgctaaaaaaaagtaaataaataaatctgttctgatgtaATTCTATATTTAGAAACCTAGCTATCAAACTAGTAACtggataaaatgtttaaatgtttaaacgtTGTAGTGTAACTCTATTATCTATCGCTCAGGTTTTTAatatgtcttttttcttttataaagagAGGTGTTTCACTGGGCTAATGCTCATTAATGCTCATGTGTTATGTAATGTCAATTCAGCACTGACTGAACTGTCACCGGATGACAGGAGGTGACTACactctcaaaaataaaagtttttattggtATCAGTGGTTCTATGAAGAACCttgaacatccatggaacctttcaaaGGCAAAAAAGATTATTTCTAGTTGAAAAAGGttcttaagattttttaaaaaaatgttcttcaaaGTGGTTCTTTTAGgtactgttcactgaaaggttcttttgggaaccaaaaatggttgttCTGGCATCACcgttttggaacctttatttatcCACACACACTATAATGCATTCCACCAGTAAATATTGATGACATTATATCAATGTACACCTTAATCTTTGTCCACTTAATGTATTTAATTGGTTAAGGGCATAGAAATATACAGTACATCAGAcaagttgatggtagccattgagttCCATAGTACATTTTTCCAGATTTTGGAAGTCAATATAGTCAACTGACTGGTTGCCAAAATtccaaaatgtcttattttgtgttGAACAGAAGAGAGAAATTCATACTGGTTTGCAACATcttaggatgagtaaataatgactttttgGGAAGTTCTATCCCTTTAGGTCTAAATTATACCAATGTCTGTTGCAGACTTAAGTGGTCCTCCAGCAGACAGCTGGTTATTTCttgttatatttattacattcttaaaaataaaggtgattcACGACgtcatagaagaacctttttgtctaaatggttccatttaagaacatttaacatctgaagaacctttctgtttcacaaaaggttctttttggtgaaagaaggttcttcagattataaaaaggtaagaaagagatggttctataaagaacctttgactgaatgattccttgtggaaccaaaaatggttcttctaggGCATCGCTTataaagcacctttattttttattacgttTCTAATTATTAACAGTATAAAATGCCGGCATGTCTCGGCAATGTCAATGTTAAGGCTAACTGCCAGTAAAATGGATCTCAGCAGAGGCAATGGTGAGATGATGGAAATGGCATTTTGGTCAGACCCAGGTTTGAACGTTAACACCACACATGGAAAGAGCTATGTTGAAGTGTTCCCACAGAAGCCATCACGCAAAGCCCACTTGACCAGACACTCAACACCTCTCCATAGATAGAAACCCACCTCAGACTGTGTCCTACATACATATGCGAGAGGCCTGTGGGAGACTGCAGGGGCCACCACAGAGATGCAGGTCTAGAtgtttctttctatctatctaagTCAGATTTCTATGAGGATAACAAGGCGACGAGAtaacatttatacatatatttttatctgTAAAGCTCCAGCTTCACATGCCCATGAGTTGTAGCAAGGCATATGAAGTCACACTGCACCGCATGACAGTATTTACACAGAGATGCTGAGTTTAAAGTCTCCACATATGATTGTACACACCTCTGATGTGGACAATGTGTCATTCATTACCGTAACCCTGCGGTGTCAGTCAGTTCTCTTTACTGGAATATATGCAGAATGTGAAACTCAGACCAAATGGATTTCGATTGATATCTTGCTTCTTTCTATAGGAAAGACGAGTGCATAGAGATTACTGGTGCCATTCCAGCTTAATACAGGTTTAATGTGCTTCATTTGGAAATGTCAGTGTTCAGACTTGTTTTCATagtgaatgcatttaaaatattgagGCTGATACCGATCGGTTGATAGATTGATTGACTGactcactccaaaaaaaaaataagacatttaaatgttaactaatcaaattaaattgtacaaaaataagAGTCTTTCCTAATAAtacaagtgaaaaataaatatattattttgtaaaactcTTAATACTACAGACACTTCAAAAATTCCAACTCAAAAACGAACCAACTGTCAGGTAGTAGGAACGATTTACATGTTATTCTATCAGAATTCACTTACAGTGCTTTAAAAAGAAAGTATAATAATTTTTCGGAATATGAGTGAGGAGTGCGATAGAGTGGATTTGGTGTAGTGCTTACATGTGCACATTTCTGAATACCCCATTCTCAGAGATTAGGTTAAATATCAGCTAGATCAGTTGGTCAttgcgcacgcacgcacacacacacacacacacatacacaccgcCTCAAACACACACCTGCAATCTTACTCAAGTGTATAGAGATGCGTGCACATGCACATAGCCTGTGGTGGATTTTTGGCTGCTTTCAGCTTCATGCTCCAAATAAATAACCCAGTTTTATTGACACAAATAGAACTACCAGGAGCGAAACAGGGGAAGAGAACAAgcgtgagaaaaaaaagagatatgtAGATAAGGTACAAGTTCAGTTTACAAGGTAAAATCTGCTATGCATTTCCTCTAATGGAGTGTACGATGTAAACATATCTAGTATAAAAAGTGTATGTTCAGACTGATGAGCACAGAACGAACAGATAAGTGTGTGTTAGGCAGAAATCTGTAATGGGAACAACCCACAGGTGCGCCGTGAGTCTATGTGGGTGTGTGGATAAAGTGGTTTCAGGTAGTCAGTTTTGGTTGCATATTaatgcatattttcatatttagtgCATCAATGACATCAGCTTGTTTTCCTTCTTACATAATATATACAGAGATATGAGAGTATGTTTACCTGCAGTGGAGAGTTTAGACTCACCAGTGCTGGTCACTTTACAAGTGAGGGAAGTTTCTCATCACTTTCTGATCTTACCCTGAGTGCTGTAGATGAAACCCACACTACCCAGAGGCACTGGACTGGAAGAAAATAGTTGTCAAGTGCCAACCCTGATGCTCAATCCCTGAAACCACGCAAACCATTGAACAAATAAGGGCAGAAAGCTCAGCAGTCATTGTGTCAATCATAGTGGTTATGCCTTGCATGTAAATAACTGCCGCACAGGAAAATAATCGAACATCACTTCCTGTTCTAAAACATAACATGGGACTGCCCCATCCTTCACAAGTTAGTTAGGGTTTACACTCTGCCTTGAAGCTGTGGCATTCATATTTTGAGGCGCTAATACCCTAAAAGATAGAGCTACCATATTTCAGCAACATTTTGAATGACacactgacatttttattttacacgaAGTGTTAATTAAGTGAGTGAAGCACTTGTTTACCTAAAAGGTCAATGTCCAGTAAATGTCCTGGCTATAACATACAGACGGCCCTACTCCTTTTCTTTGCCTTTCCGGTGATACTCTAGTCTCGAGTGCATTACGTAGGCTACTCAGCGGATCTCTGGGCTCCTCAGTAAAGTCGGTTGAAGTCCTGCCGCTGAATTGAGAACGGAAACAGCGACATCTTCTGAAGAAAGAGCGACGATACATGGAACATCATGTTTCTCAGACTGTAACTGTGGAAGGCCCCGTAGAATGTGTCGGTTCTCAGTTGTGTCAAGTGTGACGTCATAATGATATTTGGAGGAAAGTCCTGCAGCTAATTGAGAAAAGATGAATATTAAGGCTGATGAACAATAACTTTGAAGCCATTTATGAGGTGGCGTCATCTACTGGATGGCTTTAAGATTTCATGTTTTACTTAAGCTGCAATTTTTATCAGAACTTGTCTTTTGCTtgcttaatgtgtgtgtgtgtgtgtgtatatatatatatatatatatatatatatatatatatcatctgacCTGttaacatatatacattttaaataattcttacacaaactgtttgttttgtgttaGAATTTTGTGGAATTAAGGCTGTGCTCTCTATAAATCCATACTCTGAGAACATGcagtccaccaaaaaaaaaaaaagaagtgaaataaacagATAATAAAGATAATGTAAAGAGTTGATGAGGATGATAACAATGCATTAATTCCTACAATGGGCACCGTTTCAATTTGTCAACATTCTGAATAACAAAAGGACAATTTCTGATTACTGACTTTAATAGCACTATTGAAGGCAGTTATAAATAGGAATCCCtagaaataacaataatacttTAAATGCCCAACTTTTCATTTGTAACAAAAGTGAGATTCTCTTTAACACAATGTGGAACACAGTactgttaaaatacattacaGAAAAATTTGTTATATAATACTTGTAATAGACTACTGAAGACTGTCATCATGATCAATACCGTATCATTAAATAAACCTggttaatacattttcattttaaaaataaaatacgagGCAGCCATATGTAACTGAATGCATCACTCAAATACATGAGAACTTGATCTTTTGTTCATTGGGCACACACTGCATCTCCAATCTCCTTCATGTTAGTACAGATGATGAACATGTCTCTGTGGTGGATTCCAGACAGCTTTCAGTTTCGTGATCCAAATAAATGGCCGACACTTATTGAAACAAATAGAGCTGCAAGGCAAAAAAGACGAGAAAATAGAGAGTGTGAGGAAAAATTAAGTACTGATGATACTTTGGTACATAAGCATGCAGGACTCAACTAAAAGGACTGTCTGATGGCAAGGGTCAGCGTGAAAGACTCTTCTAACTGTTGATGTAATTATCACTGGGCCAATTGGCCAATGCTGCGCCATCATATTTatcattttcttgtgtttttaagTATTGCCAGCCAGTTTAAAAATGTAAGCAATTAGATAAAATACTagtaactgacttgtgaaaaagGAGCAACTGTGTGACACAGCAGTAACACGTTATGCATGTCTAACTGGTATATCAGCTGTGTTGTATCAGCTTGTGTAAGGGAGGTGAAATGTGTAACGTCAGTCTACGAGGAGGTGTGCATGATGTGGCTTAAAGAGTTGACTGACACTCATGCATATTTTCACACTTCTACTTCACACATACAAACATTCACACGTGGTCAGAATTGTTGgtacccttggtaaatataatcaaagaggggtgtgaaaataaatctgcattgttaatccttttgatcttttattttaaaaaatattgcaaaaatctaacctttcgtTGGAGAatgagaatttaaaatggggggaaaatctcattatgaattttttttcaattactggTACCAGTAGAaactaaaataaatctgaaatatatttccatTTATATTCACTATTTTGAGCATACCAgcgtgattatgaacatgaaattatctagccatggcttcctgtttcacaggaaTATAAATAGGAAAAACAAAGGCTAAATTCCCTTAATcacccatcacaatgagaaaaaccaaagaatatatttctgatgtgaagCAATAGATAACCGAGCTTCACAAATAAGAAAGTGACTTTAAGGAAAGAGCAGTGGAAAGTCAAATTTCCTCCATcggggcaataattaagaagttccaatcaacagaaagctttacaaatctgcctggaagaggacgagTGTCTATATCTTTCTAATGAATGATGGGGAGGAGAGTCTGAgtggcttaaagggttagttcacccaataatcaaaattatgtaattaataactcacccttatgctgttacaaacatgtaagacctccttttatcttcggaacacagtttaagatattttagattaagtccaagagctctcagtccctccattgaagctgtgtgtacggtatactgtccatgtccagaaaggtaagaaaaacatcatcaaagtagtccatgtgacatcagagggtcagttagaatttgttgaagcattgaaaatacattttggtccaaaaatagcaaaaactacaactttattcagcattgtcttctcttccgtgcttgttgtgagagagttcaaaacaaagcagtttgtgatatccggttcacaaacgaatcattcgatgtaaccggatctttttgaaccagttccccaaatcgaactgaatcgtttgaaacagttcgcgtctccaatagacattaatccacaaatgacttaagctgttaactttttaatgtggctgacactccctctgagttaaaacaaaccaatatcccggagtaatgcatgtactcaaacagtacactgactgaactgctgtgaagagagaactgaaggtgAACACCGAGcggagccagataatgaacaatagactgactcgttcacgagtcaagatcCAGTTGCATCgattttcagatcaccagtagttctttcggacagttcgattcaataaaccggttgaagaaaatggttcaccggttcttttgcgctcgacctAATGACTTAATTTGCGATgactgcccttgattcaagcctagGGTTTACCTtgggctcataacactagcacagaatcagttcagttcagacgctctgtgtgtcggtctgcttcacgctgaatcacacatgcgcagtatcatcagctcctcggttcacgaatcggacgcgtctgacagaaacggttcttgactctagaacgagtcaatgttttgttcgttatctggctcggctcggtgttcatcttcagttctctcttcacagcagttcagtcagtgtactgtttgagtaaatgaattactccgggatattggtttgttttaactcagaaggagtgtcagccacattaaaaaagttaacagcttaagtcatttgtggattcatGCATATTGGACACATGAAAcgtttcaaaagattcagttcgattcagtgaactggttcaaaaggatTCGGTTAGATCGAGTGAttagttcacgaaccggatatcacaaactgctttgttttgaactctctctcacaacagacacggaagagaagacaatgatgaataaagtcgtagtttttgctatttttggaccaaaatgcttcaaaaaattctaactgaccctctgatgtcacatggactactttgaagatgtttttattacctttctggacatggacagtataccgtacacacagtttcaatggagggactgagagctcttggacttaatctaaaatatcttaaacctgaaccctatagaaaacgagtgtggtgaactgaagaggagaagctgggaatctgaagggtctggagtgattctggatgaaggaatggtctctgatctcttgtcaggtgttctctgacctcatcaggcattataggagacaaCTCAAAGCTGTTGTtttggcaaatggaggtttaaaaaactattgaataaaagggtaccgggtaattgtggccaatgtgtattagagaaaaaacatttatttcataattatatttccccccatttcaAATTCTTATCTTCCAATGAAAGGATAGatttttgtgaattaaaaaaaaaaagatcaaaaggattaacaatgcagatttattttcacagccttctttgatcatatttaccaatggGTACCAACAATTCCGACCATGTCTGTACATGATATCGGTTTATGAGTTTGTGTTATCTACCTGTGGATTCCGTGTAGAGTTTGGACTCATCAGTGCTGGTCACTTTGCAAGTGATGTATGTTTTCCTCCCCTCTATTCGATCCAGAGCACTGTGGATTAAAACCACACTACCCAGAGGCATTGGACTGTATACAAGAGAACAGAGTTCATCAGGTGGGATCACAGATGATCCAAGCCAGCGTCGACATTAATGGTAACTGTATTTGAAAGACTTGAGTACTGAAACATTATCTCACTTGCGGTAGTCTATGTTGAGATTGGCAGTCATAACTGGTCCTGAGAGGAAACCGGCAAGAGTACCAGTCACTGTGTCAATCATGGTGGCTATGGCTCCACCGTGTACATGCCTGCCACACGGGAAACAGATGTAACATCATCTCCTGTTCTCCCATTCTTTATCAATAAAAATGTGGGATACAATTCCAGGTATATAATACACAGAGAATAGAGCAGCTCCTTACCCAGGTGCACCTTCTAGTAAACGTCCTGCCTGAAAGACACAAACACATCTCTTCTCCTCCTTATTGACAAACACCACATACTCAAACGTGGCGCCTTGCTCTTTAACGTTTCTCGTGAAAAGTCGAGCTTTGGCCTGGATCAATTTGCTGAGGTGAATGCCACCTACGGGACAGAAACAATATTCTATATTACACTAAATTGCATTATCACACCATTGATTTCACTGATAACAGTGACTAGGAGAAACTATGCAAATACATATTAATCGCTTACCAGTAGCATATTTAATGGAACGGTTGTAGCTGGGCAACTTCCTCCACGGCCCCCTTTTTTCCTCACCATTTTCAATGTCAGTGTCACACAGAGCATTATAGTGGTCGTAAACCTTGTGCATCTCTGGACTCCATGAGGAGTTGGGCTGGCTGAAGTCTCTTGGCTGAGATGAGAACGGCCACAGTGACACCGTCTGGACAAAGAatgacaataaaatattattcttatatatgtgaccctggaccatgaAACCAGTCATTAGAAGCACTGGTATATTTATAGTAATAGCCAACAACACTGTCACATctccagctggagtgcccatgagctcCTCTAGAAGGCACTCCATTCTGAACCTTGCCATTCACTcaggactccatttcccataatcctttgccagGACTCAGCAGCACTCATTACCAGTTCACAACTGCCTCATATTAGTAGGACTATAAGAATAGCACAAACATGCTCTCTCTTCGCTGGTGATTGCATGTTTAGCCTCGTGTTGTCTTTCCTTCTGTGTTATTGTGTTTTGATCCTGGACTCTTTCCTTGTTTGCGATCCTTTGCTGCCTGCACTGACCTTCTCCTTTTTAACTGCATCATTATTTTGCCTCGTCTCTGCTGTTGTTGTTTGCTGATGTGTTGACCCTGCCTGTTTCTACTACTCTCTCTGAAATAAAGCTTGCACACAGATTCCCACTTCGTCGTCACGGCTCCTCCTTTGTTacaaatacactgtatgggtcaaaatgatcgatttttcttttatgtcaaaaatctattttttttattttaatttaatttaatttttgtgcaccctcagattccagattttcaaatagttgtttctCGGCTAAATATTCTTTTATCCAAACTAACCATACaataatggaaagcttatttgtttattaattaatttgtttttgttttttacaataagctttccatttataATATTCCTTAATATGTATATatctaaattttaaaatattgacctttatgactggttttgtggtccaggatcataTATACAGaattattctatattattaatatatactatTCTTCAGTGTTGTtacctaaaactaaaaaaaaaaaaaaaaaaaacatttgttcatttaaattaagctgaaaaaaaggaaagaaaaaataaattaacgaTAGAAAATTGGCTAGTAACTGAAGTTTAAgagctaaaattactaaaattgaaataataataataataataataaataaaaggctaAACATTAATATTCTTCTCGTTTGAGagcattgttgttattgttaaccaaaattattaaaaatattttttataaatttaaataaaacttactttaaaaatttaaatgaaaaatttaaatacagtcttgtaactaaattaaattcaaagtaaatcagtaaatgaaaaaaaatgaaagtaggaaactaaaattactgaaactgagaaaaaaaattacaaatattatacaataatattattataaaatattttaaacattattcatttaaaatattaatacatgcaTTTCAAAACACAACCACACGACTTTTGATTAGATTACTGGCATTAGTGAAGGCAGttataaatgtgttattattcCTAAACGATAACAATTAGAtcatttaatgtaatatatatatatatatatatatatatatatatatatatatatatatatatatatatatatatatatatatatatatatagatgtagatatatgtaaaataaaatgttactaaatactaaaaaaaacTGTCTGGAGTGGAGTACAGTAGCCTggttagattgtttttttttttttcattttttttttttttcatttatgtatttattttataattaggctaattgaaaatacaacaaaaaaaaaattacaaaaaaaaaaaaaaatagattttcctATACGTGATACAATGTAACCATTCCTTCATAGCAGCAcactacacactacacacacGACTGTCTATTAATATGACTAACATTAGAGAATGAATGTGAATTCACAGCAAGATAAAACCAGTGAAAGAATGGCTCGATTACCGAGATGTGTCTGGTGTTGTGAGGAGAGGTCCGCAGGTGTCTGAGGGTCTCTTCAGAGAGCAGCTGCTGGAGAGGGAGCCCCCTCATCCCTCCAGAGATCAGAAGTCTCCTCATCACTGAGAGTCCTAACATGATGACTGCAAACCAGAGTCACTCCAGACCAAATATGTCTTACTCTTCTGGGCAGAATAAAATCCTTAGTGTCGTATTGCTATAAATGAATATGACTTTCTTGGAAAAGTTACATGATGTAACTAACTGAAGACATTTCCACCTCCCATATTTCCACACACGCTGACTGACAGGTCTTTTTCATCTAAAAACTGAAAAACGACGGAAAacacatataaaacataaaatgacttTCTTATAAAAG
The nucleotide sequence above comes from Carassius gibelio isolate Cgi1373 ecotype wild population from Czech Republic chromosome B16, carGib1.2-hapl.c, whole genome shotgun sequence. Encoded proteins:
- the them4 gene encoding acyl-coenzyme A thioesterase THEM4; the protein is MLGLSVMRRLLISGGMRGLPLQQLLSEETLRHLRTSPHNTRHISTVSLWPFSSQPRDFSQPNSSWSPEMHKVYDHYNALCDTDIENGEEKRGPWRKLPSYNRSIKYATGGIHLSKLIQAKARLFTRNVKEQGATFEYVVFVNKEEKRCVCVFQAGRLLEGAPGHVHGGAIATMIDTVTGTLAGFLSGPVMTANLNIDYRNPMPLGSVVLIHSALDRIEGRKTYITCKVTSTDESKLYTESTALFVSISVGHLFGSRN